The DNA segment TGGAACGCCGGCGTAACGGTAGGCACCGGCGTTCTCGCAGATGACGAGGAGTGCTTTTGTCGTCGGGTCGTAACCGACGGAACGCACGGCGCCGGAGCGTCCGGCTGACTGTCGGAACATGCGGGCAGATTGTGGCGGGCGGAGATGATAGCGGTTACGGGGGGTTCACCGGACCTTCTCGTAGGAGTAGCGCAGCCGGATGAAGTCGCCGAAATACCGCCCCTTCGACCGGGCCGCGAGCATTCCTTCGTAGACGTCGGGCGGCACGCCGACATAGTGGTAGACCCCGCCGCTATGGAACTCGACCTCCAGAACCTCGTCTTCCGGGTCGTAGCCGATCGACTTGATACTGGTAGACTCGACGAGCTGGCGCTGCATGGGCGGGAGTAAAGGGGGTTGTGGGCATAAGAGTTGCGGGGGGCATGCGCCGCGATCGGGCGGAGGGTCTATGCCGCCACGGTGAAGGCCGCGAACGCCGCGAGCGCGAGAAGGGTGAAAAACACGAGCACCCCGACCATCCAGACCGCCATGAAGAGAACGACCGAGGCGAAGCGCATCTCGCGGAACGGGACGACGCCGGCGTTCATCCGGCGGGCAGTCGCCCGGGCGTCGTAGATCCCGAATATCCAGACGACCACCCCGGGGATGAGCATCACGAGAAGCCCCGCGAGCACCCCAAAAAGCACCAGGATACCCTTGCCGGTCTCTCCGTTATAGACCTGTCCGAGCCCCGGGAAGAGGAGGGAGAGACCTGCCGCAAAGACCGGGTTCTTCTCCTCCCGCACCGGGTCATCCCCTTCCGTCATGGTTGTACTTACCGTGCTCGCCGGGAAAAGAAGGAGGTTTCGGCTCGTCCGCCTCACGCCTCCGTCAGGCTCATAACTTCGCGAAGCTATCCCCCTCCGGGGAGACCCACATGGCACGAAGAGACGTAACATCGGAAGAAGCAAGGGCGATGGGCAAGCAGCTCGGCATCACCTGGGAGGAGTTCGACGTCGAACAGTTCCGGCGCGGTATGGTCGTGGAACTCGAGCACGGTCTCCGGGACCCGGGGACGAACGTCACCGACGACGACCTCTTCCTGACGGCAAAGATAGCGCTTGCGCACTTAAACGAGTTTCCGGACTACTACGACCGGCTCGAGGAGATGGAAGAAGAAGCGGAGGCCTACTGGGAGGAGCGAAAAGCGCAGGCACAATAACGCCTGACGATTGTGCCCGGCGGGAGCAATGCACAACAACTATTGCCTGCCCGCTGAAACGATAAACCATGGATCGGAGTTCGAGGGAGAACTGGATCAGGATCCGGCAACGTCGGGCCATCGACGGAAGGGAATACTACGCCGACCGGCTCTACGAGACCCAGCAGGCTGCAACGGCGCACGCCCAGCAACTGGAGCGGCGGGGAGATGACGTACTCGTACTCGGGACCGCCACCGAGGGCGGGCACCGGGGCTACGCCGTCTTTGTCGAGAGATAAGACCTCAAACAGCCGACCGGCTCTCCGGTGAAAACGGTCATTCCAAACAGGCGGGGCGACAACAGAGTGGGGGGCGAACCCCGTCCACATTCCCCATTACTCCATCACCGGGAGGGGTAATATAATCCCCGTACCGCAGGAGCTCGTGGATTGAACCTCCCGGTTCAATGCTCCGGGGATCCCCGGGTTGGCGGATCATTACACCGCTCCCGCCAATCGTCGCGGAGAATCCCCCAGACCTCGACGTCCTCAAAGACCCCCCACTTCCTCGCGTGCTCCCGAAGGTGCGCCTCGTGCACCATCCCGCACTTCTCCATCACCCGGCCGGATGCGGGGTTGCGGGAGAAGTGCATGGCATGGATCCGGTGCAGCCCGAGGACACAGAACCCGTACTCGATCACCGCACGGACGGCTTCGGTGGCATACCCTTTGCCCCAGCAGGACTTCGCAACCCAGAACCCGAGTTCGCCGCGGGCATGAGCGGTCTCGATCCGAAGACGGGCACCGCCGATGAGCACTTCGTCCCGGGCAAGGGTGACGGCGAAAGCCGCGGCCTCGCCGCGTTCGGTGCCTTCGCGAAGGGAGGCGATCCAGAGCTCGGCAAGGCCGTCCGGATACGGGTAGGGGAGAAGGGTCGTCGCGGAGACGGCGTAGTCCCCGCAGAGCCGCTGCACGGCGCAGGCATCTGCCAGGGTATACGGCCGCAGGAGCAGGCGGTCGGTTATGAGGACGGGGGGCTGATCCATGGACATACCTCCATGGCGCCGATTGGATATAAGTCCTGCCGCACCGCGTCCAGACCTCCGGGGAGGGGGGAGGTAGAGAACCGGCAGGAGCCGTCCCGCGATTTTTGGATCCGTACGGACCCTGCCGTGTTTATATCTTGAGGTTCCATCCGCTCCTTTTACGCGGAGTTCCGGGAATTGTCGGACCCCGGAAGAGTCCGTTTTCGATAAGAATATCTAATATACTTCCTATTTGCAAACCAGCAACCTTTATTAATTTTTGTTCTGTATTCCATCTTGCATGATCAAAGTCGCGATCAACGGGTACGGCACCATCGGCAAACGGGTCGCCGATGCGGTCGCCGCACAGCCCGATATGGAAGTCATCGGGGTTTCCAAGACGAGCGTCTCCGCCGAGGCATACATCGCGAAAGAGCGCGGGTACCCTCTCTACATCGCGGACCTCGGGAAGAAGCCGGCGTTCGAGAAGGCCGGGATCGAGGTCGCCGGCGACGTCGAAGCGATGCTCAAGGCCGCCGATATCGTCGTAGACGCCACCCCCGGCGGCGTCGGCGAGAAGAACAGGCCGATCTATGAGAAACTCGGCAA comes from the Methanoculleus marisnigri JR1 genome and includes:
- a CDS encoding GNAT family N-acetyltransferase, coding for MDQPPVLITDRLLLRPYTLADACAVQRLCGDYAVSATTLLPYPYPDGLAELWIASLREGTERGEAAAFAVTLARDEVLIGGARLRIETAHARGELGFWVAKSCWGKGYATEAVRAVIEYGFCVLGLHRIHAMHFSRNPASGRVMEKCGMVHEAHLREHARKWGVFEDVEVWGILRDDWRERCNDPPTRGSPEH
- a CDS encoding KTSC domain-containing protein — encoded protein: MFRQSAGRSGAVRSVGYDPTTKALLVICENAGAYRYAGVPKEVYDGLLAAPSRERFVRESIEGRYPREKFPCMMVGEDV
- a CDS encoding DUF5661 family protein is translated as MARRDVTSEEARAMGKQLGITWEEFDVEQFRRGMVVELEHGLRDPGTNVTDDDLFLTAKIALAHLNEFPDYYDRLEEMEEEAEAYWEERKAQAQ
- a CDS encoding KTSC domain-containing protein, with the translated sequence MQRQLVESTSIKSIGYDPEDEVLEVEFHSGGVYHYVGVPPDVYEGMLAARSKGRYFGDFIRLRYSYEKVR